The Mercenaria mercenaria strain notata chromosome 1, MADL_Memer_1, whole genome shotgun sequence nucleotide sequence TTAATACCTGTAAATGTCAATAATACTGGTaagtttaaaaatatgttataaaacgaACCAAGCTTTTCTGATGATGACTTTAAATATATTCCACATATATTCTTCAGTGACAATTCCAAGTTATACTAAATACAACAGTACTGTAGTCCTTACACaaacattcagttttattttgaattatactAAGATTTGATATTTGCAATAGGAGTTCATTTTAACactgttttatgtttgtttacacGAACCCTTTGCATACAATACACTGTACTATAATCCTTCAGCTGTAAAGTACTACACAGGTATGTAgagaaatgataaaaatcttAACAGCACAGAATAATTGGATGTGTAAAAGCAGAAAACATCTCTTTTGATTGTAAACAGTGGCCACAATCCTGAATTATCGATTCACTGAAGGGAAGTGACATTTTATCCCCAGCTACTGATTCATTATTTATGGAGAAACCTCAGCACTACTGTCATTGACTTGAAAATTATGTGTAACCTTTAAATTGTCACAGGACACATTCTTGTCCAGTGTATAACCCAAATAGAGCATGACATGCATGATATGTACTAGTTGGTATTTGATGTTCAATGCAGCATCCATCTTTTAAGTTTAATTACAGGTGAACATTTTACAGGTGCAGTCTGGCATCTACACCTTTAAAGTAATCATTTCAAATGCCAAAATGGGGTTATTCTTGAGTACAAAGATATTTACCAGAAACGTTCTAAAGATGGTGATACACCAATTGATACACCATTTTAAGGAATTTACCAATTTATGCATTATATTCCAGCATACTAGACTTGGTTAAAAGGTGCTGTCCTCCAGATTTTGCtttgaaattgaagtttggtcatattatgaacatgcggagaacaggtttgtactggtacagaatccaggaacactggttaggttaactgcccgccgttacatgactgaaatactgttgaaaaacggcgttaaacccaaaacaaacaaacaaacaaacatattatgAACACTTGAACATGAGTTTTATTTCTAAACTGTCTTAAATAATTGCTAAATAGATATAAAAATTGCATggaaaaaatagtgaaaacatcaaaatcaatgtgtttccataacatataattatatataattataatctgtcagtaacaaGGTTTCAAAGACTTCTTTGGAAATATACTGGTagccataattttgcatattaaaaaGATGTATTTTTTTGCTGTCATATagtctggaggtcagtgcctttaagttgCTTACTCAAAAAGTACTTTTATGTGGATGAACTACATTTCTTATTTAGCATAAGTAGAACTTTCAGTACATATTTTGCTGATTGTAATAATTTGGTGGTTGTTACTTCTTATGCAGGTTGAAAAAATGAAGTGCACCATGTAATAAGAATAATATTTGAATAAGTTTGCAAAAAGGTTAACAATAACGTCaaacaaattcatgaaataaatcaatGAAATCGATGAGAAATACCTTTCTGTAACAGTATTCTTTGTATAAACTGATTATAATAgtagaaaatccacaaattttataGTGAAAGTTTAGACCAAATGCCTACAGATCTAAACATGTCTCAGCTACATGGATCTAAAAGTCTACAGGTAGATCAATTTCATGTATTATAATCTTGGCCTTAGGTACTTAAGCatacatatattgtttatttaCGTTATTGTTAGAGGTAACCAGGTAGCAAAAAGGCAAGGGAGACTACTGGTCACATAGAAATCTGCTTATTCATCATGGTTACATCCCTTGTTATTAGTCTGACACTAGCTCACAAGTATTAGCTGCATAATACCATAAGATAAGGGAAGACAAGCATCAAtggtatattttgttttgtagtGGGTTGGTTGTTCGCAATGGTAAGCCAGAAGTTGTTATTCCAGAGTTGATTCAGAAGCTAGGCAATGACGCTGTGCATGCAGTTGCATTTCATGAAGAGGTgggtttgtgttttattttttggagtTATAAAAAACAACTTAACTATACCCTGAACTAATTTGGTGAACAAAGCCAATTATTGAATTTTGCAACATACGTTTTACTTAATAAAAGAACAAGACCAGGTCTGTCATTGACTGAAGTAGCTGTACTGAGTGGCTTGGGGCAACCTATTTAGGAAAGACATTGAGTGCTTTATATATACAATGTCTACTTGTTATTTCAGGTAACTCAGGAAGAATTGGATGTGGAGAGAGCCCTCAAGCTACAATGTGAGAACAAAGTCATACAGAAAATTTGGGGTCATACATTGTTTCACAGAGACGATTTGCCATTTTCTGTTAAACAGTATGTTACATTTTCAGTAAAACTTTACTTCCAGTTACTCTTAATTATCAGAATAATAGGACACACTAgcagaaatttatttttgttgtttcaccaaaaataattttaatcagCTGTCACAGTTTTGAGTGTATTCTGATATTCATGTCTTGTTCTgtcattaactcttaccatgattggttttgcctttgcaaccagtgtagatcatgatcagcctgaacatccatgcagtctgatcatgatctgcactgttcactattcagccagtatcttaaTGGTAAGCACCCCTTCTTATAgggaatggtactgtccagactGAAAGATACTGTCCAGacagaaagatggacaagttcattacagaaatttagcagggtaagggtaaaagACTTATCAATGTGTCTGGTAAATTTTATTGGAGCTTAATCTGAAAATGTATAATCACGTGTAAACTTaagataaataaatttatgtttaGGTTACCAGATGTGTATACACAGTTTCGGAAGCGTGTAGAAGGATCATGTACTGTAAGACAATGTATAGAGATGTCAGAGCAGTTGAATCCGTTACCAGAGGGTATAGAAGAGGGAGAAATACCCAGCATGCAACAGCTTGGGATACAAGGTACAAGCTGACTTATTGTGTtctggaaaattttgaagataaagGTTACATTCCGCAGTTCGTACAATATGGTTTGAAAGACTTTGGAAAGTTGTTTTCATTTGCCAGACTTTGCTTTGAAGGAGATCTAAACCTTTGTATAGTGGGTGGTACTTGTAACGTTTAAATTGCTGCCACATAACAGTATTGCAGAATGAAAAGGTatcataaaaatctttaaaacagtAGTCTGGAATATATGTAAGTACTGTTTCTTTTAACAAGATAGATACGAGTGtgtcaaagaattttttttcagatacatCAATGCATAGGAAAGATTCTCTCGATCTTTAAGATCTTTGATGTTGAAATAGCATCACTGTCAAAAGAAAAGTTTTGCAACATCAGCATGAATTTCTTTGCTGCATATGCTGTTACATTACATTGTGTACAAACATTTTGAAGAATAAACTAGTtgtattttggttttctcatattTCAGAGGTAGCCCCTGACTCTAGAACATCTTTCCCATTTTCTGGTGGTGAGACTTCTGGTCTTGAGAGAGTTCGTCACTTCCTGTGGGAGACTGATGCTGTAGCAACATACAAGGAGACTAGAAATGGAATGATTGGTGCCGAATATTCTACAAAATTCTCAGCATGGTATGTCTTATCAGTATTGAAGTCAGTTTATAAGGAATTATCCCTTTGAAAAGCTTAAGATTTGATTCTATATTAACAACATGAAGGTATTGTAGATTTTCTGGACATATTCCAGGAATTTTTTCTGTGAGAAATTTACCTTCTTTTTGACAACATTAGAGTGTTGGAGATTTCACTCTGGTATAGATACAGGTAAATACAATATAGGTAAATACAGTATAGGTGCATACATTATAGGTACATACAATACAGGTACATACAGTATAGGTACATACAATTTAGGTACATACAGTATAGGTACATACAGTATAGGTACATACAATATAGGTACATACAGTATAGGTGCATACAATATAGGTACTTACTATATAGGTACATACAATATAGGTACATACAATATAGATACATATAGTATAGGTACATACAATATAGGTACATATAGTATAGGTACATACAATATAGGTACATATAGTATAGGTACATACAATATAGGTACATATAGTATAGGTACATACAATATAGGTACATACAATATAGGTACATATAGTATAGGTACATACAATATAGGTACATACAGTATAGGTACATACAATATAGGTACATATAGTATAGGTACATACAATATAGGTACATACAATATAGGTACATACAGTATAGGTACATAAAGTATAGGTACATACAGTATAGGTACATATaagttaagtattttatttttgattcagaGAGCATCTTTGAGATGTCAGAATTCAGAAAATTGCAATTTTAACAAGATTTAGTCTTATTTACTTACAAAGACTTGTAAAACCTTAAGTTTTCAGATGTGTAGAATCTTACaaggggcctccatggcagagtggttaaggttgctgaatTGAAATTATTTGCCCCCCACAAATGGCCTGACTTGGGCCATAGAATTCTACATGTAAGGAAGCCTCCCAGCTGGCTTATAGAAAGTCATAGGTTTAGCTTCTAACCAGGTGCctgccagtgatgaaataatgcacagatggacacctggggtcttccttcttCATGAAATGCTGTAAATGGATCATACTGCTtataactgtgtcagtgtgatgtttaaacccaacaaaagtataaaaaaaaggTGGAGTCTTGTATAGCCAACAactctgtggaaatattttaagctttttgaaGAGTTTTCAACAGATGCTTTATTTCTTTCCACAGATGTTTTCTTCACGTAGATGTCTTAAGGTCACAATTTCAGTAGTATGATTGGATTGTGTTTGACTTGGTGTttgatagaaaaaataattcataatataCAAGAATTTATAGAACTAAACAGTTGCAAGTAATTCTTCTTTATTTTGCTTATGCTAAGTTTTTTAAGAAATGGATATACTAAAAAGCAAGTAAGCCAGCTAAAATCATGTTAAGCAACTAACTGGTACATTTACAAAGTTCTGCTACACTGAAACGCAAATGTTATAAAACCAATTTACTTAATCATTCTGATATACCCTCTTTTACTCTActactgtttttaacattttaacaatcatGCTACGTTTCATAGTCTTACTAGGTCAGGAATTCTTCcagttttacttttattcttCACTAATACCCGGCATGCACCCTGCCCATACTGCAGTAATACTTGCGAGAGGTGTGAGGCAGTAAACATAGATAGATAGAATGATATTTGCATAGGTAAAGATATACCGGTACTTACATGTAACTTTCAGGTTGGCACATGGTTGTATCTCTCCAAGATATATCTACTATGAGATAAAACGTTATGAACAAGAGAGAGTAGCAAACAATTCTACATACTGGGTGATATTTGAGCTGTTATGGAGGGACTATTTTAGATATGTCGCACTGAAGTATGGAAACAAATTGTTCTATCTGTCGGGTATACAAGGAAAACATATACCATGGAAAAAGGATAAGGAATTATTCAGAGCTTGGAAAGGTAGtgtcaaaattcatgaaaaattacataagtgattGATGAGATCAATATTGAAATCAACCCAATGGGCAGTCAGACCAAAACTATTGTGCACAATGAAGCAGAGTGGAGAAAAACTCCATCACTGTAGAAAAGGTGCTGTTCATCGTACTGTTTCAAGCTGAGTTATGTTGCATTGAATGAAGACTGAAATTTGCAAATGTAGCATTCTAATTTGATATCCTGTAACTGAAGAGCTTAAGCATAAAGAGGAGAAAACTTGATTTTGAATGTAATGTCAGttaaatgtgttaaattgttCAATGTTGTCATAAGTTATCGTGACAGCAGTATTCAGTTACTGATATTCCTACTAGAAGTTGTTCTAgctttgttgtattttttcagCTTGTATAAATTAGTTATAGATAGTCacgggtgtaactgtttcaagttatcgcagtttataacccatttgagttattgcttatactgtcataacttgtttcagttatcataaaatatatcaaagccctcctgtgccaattcctcattttaaATGAgattaatgcaattatttcctgaatccttgaacttttatctttccagctatgcagtaaaaatttttatgcaaggctgataaagttttagcaaaagttttaaagctataaaactcgtaacatcccattatgcttatcaggtcatgatcagactaaaagagaatttgattagcCACAGTTTGCTACtgatttcactttaaaggtcactttgtgagaacagcaaaaagactttttttaaataactaaCCTGAgctatctatattttataactaatgcaggttataaaatgcttgaaaaagtaactgaaacaggttacataacttaaaacagtaacACCCCTGACtgattgaagcagttatttgacTTTTGAATATGGTATATTAACAAGATATGTTGTTTTTCTAGAGGGAAGGACTGGTGTACCTTATGTAGATGCCAATATGAGAGAGGTGGCAGCCACAGGTTTCATGTCCAATAGAGGAAGACAGGTAACTATAGTGACCAAACCTTTCAGTTACCATACAACATAAATATACAGTAACACTATATCCATAGTTAAaagtaattaaacatttaatgCTGCTAAGAAATGGAAGTTCTGTTGATGATCATTTCAGCCACTCCTCATTATAATTGAGATTGATGTCTTTGTTATGTTTAAGATTCATTAAAGATATTGTGAACAAATATTGAGAACTGGTTATAAAGTggttataactttttctgtatttATGGTACATGCACATATTGTAAATGCGTAACCCAAGATGCAtatgaaaataacattatttcaagagcttaaaaaatatgattttgaccAAAACGCTATTTTCAAGGGTACCAGATTTGTGTGTTTCAAAACTTATCAACTTACATATTGTCAGAATGTTATTTATGTAATGGGATTTAATCAAGTTTCAAAAATTGTTCTCTCATGACTGCATTTGATTTGTATTGTTATTCTAGAATGTAGCAAGTTTTCTTACCAAAGATCTGAAATTGGATTGGAGACTAGGAGCAGAGTGGTTCGAATCTATGCTTGTAAGTTCAGACTTTAATATTTCACACCTGCAAGTAACATAAtgtttccatctgtaggcaagagtacataactattttggcagaattatggccctttttggacttggaaatcagttaaagtttttcataccagtccatattttgcctaacctgtttgtcatatggctttgaaactttgactatgtttctttagctcacctgtcacaaagtgacaaggtgagcttttgtgatcgtgcggtgtccgtcggccgtccgtgcgtgcgtccgtccgtaaacattttgcttgtgaccactctagaggtcacatttttcatgggatctttatgaaaatcggtctgaatgttcatcttgatgatatctaggtcaagttcgaaactgggtcacgtgccgtcaaaaactaggtcagtaggtctaaaaatagaaaaaaccttgtgacctctctagaggccatatatttcacaagatcttcatgaaaattggttggaatgttcaccttgatgatatttaggtcaggttccaaactgggtcaagtgccatcaaaaactaggtcagtagatctaaaaatagaaaaaccttgtgacctctctagaggccatatatttcataagatcttcatgaaagttggtcagaacgttcaccttgatgatatctagatcaagtttgaaagtgggtcacgtgccatcaaaaactaggtcagtaggtcaaataatagaaaaaccttgtgacctctctagaggccatattttccatgggatctgtatgaaagttggtctgaatgttcatcttgatgatatctaggtaaagttcgaaactgggtcacgtatggtccaaaactaggtcagtaggtctaaaaatagaaaaacgttgtgacctctctagaggccatatatttcatgagatcttcatgaaaattggtcagaatgttcaccttgatgatatctaggtcaagttcgaaagtgggtcacgtgccttgaaaaactaggtcagtaggtcaaataatagaaaaaccttgtgacctctcttagaggccatattttgcatgggatctgtatgaaagttggtctgaatgttcatcttaatgatatctaggtcaagtttgaaagtgggtcatgtgccttcaaaaagtaggtcagtagatcaaataatgaaaaaacgttgtgacctctctagaggccatatttttcatgggatctgtatgaaagttagtctgaatgtttttcttgatgatatataggtcaagtttgaaactggatcacgtgccttaaaaaactaggtcagtaggtcaaataataaaaaaaccttgtgacctctctagaggccatatttttcatgggttctgtatgaaagttggtctgaatgttcatcttgatgatatctaggtcaagtttgaaactgggtcaactgcggtcaaaaactaggtcagtaggtctaaaataattaaaatcttttgacctctctagaggccatatttttcaatggaacttcatgaaaattgatctgaatgttcaccttgatgatatctaggtcattttagaaactgggtcacgtgcgatcaaaaactaggtcagtaggtataaaaatagaaaaatcttgtgacctctctagaggccatatttttcatgagatcttcatgaaaatttgtgagaatgttcaccttgatgatatctagatcaagttcaaaacagggtcacgtaccttcaaaaactagatacataggtcaaataatagaaaaaccttgagacctctctagagaccatatttttcaatggatcttcatgaaaattggtcagaatttttatcttgataatatctaggtcaagttcaaaactgggtcacatgagctgaaaaactaggtcactatgtcaaataatagaaaaaacgacgtcatactcaaaactgggtcatgtgggaagaggtgagcgattcaggaccatcatggtcctcttgtttgacatagaaatttgttaagtttcacataccattcgatattttgtctttaaactgtttgatatatggctttgaaactttgaacacttgttttcAATCATGGTCACATA carries:
- the LOC123530802 gene encoding cryptochrome DASH-like is translated as MSSKGRIVICMLRNDLRFHDNEVLAWANKNGNYLLPVYCFDPRHYGGTYKFGFPKTGPHRLKFLLESVKDLRNTLKSHGSGLVVRNGKPEVVIPELIQKLGNDAVHAVAFHEEVTQEELDVERALKLQCENKVIQKIWGHTLFHRDDLPFSVKQLPDVYTQFRKRVEGSCTVRQCIEMSEQLNPLPEGIEEGEIPSMQQLGIQEVAPDSRTSFPFSGGETSGLERVRHFLWETDAVATYKETRNGMIGAEYSTKFSAWLAHGCISPRYIYYEIKRYEQERVANNSTYWVIFELLWRDYFRYVALKYGNKLFYLSGIQGKHIPWKKDKELFRAWKEGRTGVPYVDANMREVAATGFMSNRGRQNVASFLTKDLKLDWRLGAEWFESMLIDHDVCSNYGNWLYSAGLGNDPREDRKFNMVKQGLDYDPEGDYVRLWVPELKNVSGGNVHTVWTMSNNALSRADVSLGETYPNPVTIAPEWSRHYGKSGGASARGGARGGGRGGGHGQGGRHGSAGQKRGIDFYFKGS